In Oryza brachyantha chromosome 1, ObraRS2, whole genome shotgun sequence, the following are encoded in one genomic region:
- the LOC121053328 gene encoding RING-H2 finger protein ATL66-like, protein MATVAVDVGVDAVGALISEYDGLALELVAFSIAVVVLRYAAVLYANHLFDSLSELQAAVGAGLGLGDGGGDRRGGSSSGGLDSAAIARLPCFVLSRRHGGSAGGATVAAAECAVCLGAVEEGETVRALPCCPHAFHARCVDAWLRLRPTCPLCRADVPVPARPTASRARHVSPGDVLAN, encoded by the coding sequence atggcgacggtggCCGTGGACGTTGGCGTCGACGCGGTGGGCGCACTGATCAGCGAGTACGATGGGTTGGCGCTGGAGCTCGTGGCGTtctccatcgccgtcgtcgtcctccgctACGCCGCGGTGCTCTACGCGAACCACCTGTTCGACAGCCTGAGCGAGCTGCAGGCCGCGGTCGGCGCCGGGCTGGGCttgggcgacggtggcggcgaccggcgcggTGGATCGTCGTCGGGCGGCCTCGACTCGGCCGCCATTGCGCGGCTGCCGTGCTTCGTGCTCTCGCGCCGCCACGGAGGTAGtgccggcggcgccacggtggcggcggcggagtgcgCGGTGTGCCTTGGCGCCGTCGAGGAAGGGGAGACGGTGCGCGCGCTCCCCTGCTGTCCGCACGCCTTCCACGCCCGCTGCGTCGACGCCTGGCTGCGCCTCCGGCCGACGTGCCCCTTGTGCCGCGCGGACGTGCCTGTGCCGGCGAGGCCGACAGCTTCACGGGCCAGGCACGTGTCTCCCGGTGACGTGCTCGCAAATTGA
- the LOC121053261 gene encoding RING-H2 finger protein ATL39-like codes for MNTPNSWLFADNSKYSTRARLLFMGLSFTIGILSFLVYLAIWYTCTRRRRSRQLRGGGVASAEEAPASNSNGMSAAAIAALPTFAYEAPAPAPPTPVDCAVCLGQVDTGEKVRQLPKCEHLFHAECVDAWLRAHSTCPMCRAAVEGPAAAATAKKASSGATDTPPAAAEALPLPPV; via the coding sequence ATGAACACGCCCAACTCGTGGCTGTTCGCAGACAACTCCAAGTACAGCACCCGGGCGCGGCTGCTGTTCATGGGGCTTTCCTTCACCATCGGCATCCTCTCCTTCCTCGTCTACCTCGCCATCTGGTACACctgcacccgccgccgccggagccgccagctgcgcggtggcggcgtcgcgTCCGCGGAAGAGGCGCCCGCGTCGAACAGCAACGGCATGAGCGCCGCCGCGATCGCCGCGCTCCCGACGTTCGCGTACGaagccccggcgccggcgccgccaacGCCGGTGGACTGCGCGGTGTGCCTCGGGCAGGTGGACACCGGCGAGAAGGTGCGGCAGCTGCCCAAGTGCGAGCACCTGTTCCACGCCGAGTGCGTCGACGCCTGGCTGCGCGCGCACTCCACGTGCCCCAtgtgccgcgccgccgtcgaaggccccgccgcggctgccaccgccaagaaggccagctccggcgccaccgacacgccgccggccgcggcagAGGCACTGCCACTTCCACCTGTCtag
- the LOC102712854 gene encoding protein SPEAR2-like isoform X1: MVQEHGGSNHLQLQQQLAKYGGGGGSMAGTGVARASRKNKPKKIPQRGLGVAQLEKLRIEEQKKIEGGGGGTVLSSHALGGDGSLVHHLPPPPPTLAFSALQSRSAVDGGFSPALWSPVDPIKHAYKRSTCPQPPSPMVSTGLSLTASSRHPTEPPSNQMYRSSSSRSSVTAAAASAAAEEERETAGVDRSWPFMFEGMAAFRTTSRAPPPVVPFSTRTTTGELVGLADVCSDLSRYELRASNYFSANANYSDWTTDFAHCISSKENGRAREPAFLTLSSQPPHLIKQPHVMPSYNDFSAMASQGNDIPSSSSSQPFYSFLPVGPVRCERTLSECKVDVSEGIDLELKLGNC; encoded by the exons ATGGTGCAGGAGCACGGCGGGAGTAATcacctgcagctgcagcagcagctggcgaagtacggcggcggcggcggcagtatGGCGGGCACCGGCGTCGCGCGGGCGTCGAGAAAGAACAAGCCGAAAAAGATTCCGCAGCGCGGTCTCGGCGTGGCGCAACTGGAGAAACTCCGGATCGAGGAGCAGAAGAAGATAgagggtggaggaggaggcactGTGTTGTCCTCCCACGCGCTCGGCGGTGATGGCAGCCTCGTCCATcacctccctccgccgccgccgactctcGCGTTCAGCGCCCTGCAGTCGAGGTCGGCGGTGGACGGTGGCTTCTCGCCGGCGCTCTGGAGTCCAGTGGATCCCATCAAACATGCGTACAAGAGGAGCACATGCCCGCAGCCTCCATCCCCAATG GTGAGCACGGGCCTGTCGCTGACGGCGTCGTCGCGCCACCCAACGGAGCCCCCTTCAAACCAAATGtacagaagcagcagcagcaggagcagcgtcacggcagcggcggcgtcggcggcggcagaggaggagagg GAGACGGCCGGCGTGGATAGGTCCTGGCCGTTCATGTTCGAGGGCATGGCCGCCTTCAGGACGACGAGCAGAGCCCCTCCTCCGGTGGTGCCTTTCTccacgaggacgacgaccggcgagctgGTCGGGTTGGCCGATGTTTGTTCTGACCTGAGTAGATACGAGTTGAGAGCATCAAATTATTTCAG TGCCAATGCAAATTATTCAGACTGGACAACTGACTTTGCTCATTGCATAAGCAGCAAGGAGAACGGCCGTGCCAGAGAACCTGCCTTTCTCACCTTGAGTTCACAGCCTCCACACCTCATCAAGCAGCCTCATGTGATGCCATCGTATAACGACTTCAGTGCCATGGCATCTCAG GGAAACGACATtccgtcatcgtcgtcgtcgcagccATTCTACAGCTTCCTTCCAGTCGGTCCGGTTCGCTGCGAAAGAACCTTGAGCGAGTGCAAGGTCGACGTATCCGAAGGCATCGACTTAGAGCTGAAGCTAGGAAATTGCTGA
- the LOC102712854 gene encoding protein SPEAR2-like isoform X2 yields the protein MVQEHGGSNHLQLQQQLAKYGGGGGSMAGTGVARASRKNKPKKIPQRGLGVAQLEKLRIEEQKKIEGGGGGTVLSSHALGGDGSLVHHLPPPPPTLAFSALQSRSAVDGGFSPALWSPVDPIKHAYKRSTCPQPPSPMVSTGLSLTASSRHPTEPPSNQMYRSSSSRSSVTAAAASAAAEEERETAGVDRSWPFMFEGMAAFRTTSRAPPPVVPFSTRTTTGELVGLADVCSDLSRYELRASNYFSKENGRAREPAFLTLSSQPPHLIKQPHVMPSYNDFSAMASQGNDIPSSSSSQPFYSFLPVGPVRCERTLSECKVDVSEGIDLELKLGNC from the exons ATGGTGCAGGAGCACGGCGGGAGTAATcacctgcagctgcagcagcagctggcgaagtacggcggcggcggcggcagtatGGCGGGCACCGGCGTCGCGCGGGCGTCGAGAAAGAACAAGCCGAAAAAGATTCCGCAGCGCGGTCTCGGCGTGGCGCAACTGGAGAAACTCCGGATCGAGGAGCAGAAGAAGATAgagggtggaggaggaggcactGTGTTGTCCTCCCACGCGCTCGGCGGTGATGGCAGCCTCGTCCATcacctccctccgccgccgccgactctcGCGTTCAGCGCCCTGCAGTCGAGGTCGGCGGTGGACGGTGGCTTCTCGCCGGCGCTCTGGAGTCCAGTGGATCCCATCAAACATGCGTACAAGAGGAGCACATGCCCGCAGCCTCCATCCCCAATG GTGAGCACGGGCCTGTCGCTGACGGCGTCGTCGCGCCACCCAACGGAGCCCCCTTCAAACCAAATGtacagaagcagcagcagcaggagcagcgtcacggcagcggcggcgtcggcggcggcagaggaggagagg GAGACGGCCGGCGTGGATAGGTCCTGGCCGTTCATGTTCGAGGGCATGGCCGCCTTCAGGACGACGAGCAGAGCCCCTCCTCCGGTGGTGCCTTTCTccacgaggacgacgaccggcgagctgGTCGGGTTGGCCGATGTTTGTTCTGACCTGAGTAGATACGAGTTGAGAGCATCAAATTATTTCAG CAAGGAGAACGGCCGTGCCAGAGAACCTGCCTTTCTCACCTTGAGTTCACAGCCTCCACACCTCATCAAGCAGCCTCATGTGATGCCATCGTATAACGACTTCAGTGCCATGGCATCTCAG GGAAACGACATtccgtcatcgtcgtcgtcgcagccATTCTACAGCTTCCTTCCAGTCGGTCCGGTTCGCTGCGAAAGAACCTTGAGCGAGTGCAAGGTCGACGTATCCGAAGGCATCGACTTAGAGCTGAAGCTAGGAAATTGCTGA
- the LOC107305359 gene encoding RING-H2 finger protein ATL39-like: MSNDDDATAKAGLHEQTTGCLPVDQSCFALSRLSYRGGGGRGSNPHACCSTTSYLEVLAISFASLLVILFVLCVIRCYLMRRAANRVTVVAAAAAAAAAAVVSVTKKRPPGGLGEDGIAALPKFEYRSTGDECDRWECAICLCVMADGEVARQLPRCMHLFHRGCVDKWLVGHTTCPVCRGEVVVLVVEPLHDGRCAERAEAEAAPPSPAAAMLENGERDVEAQ; this comes from the coding sequence ATgagcaacgacgacgacgccaccgCCAAGGCCGGCCTGCACGAGCAGACCACCGGCTGCCTCCCCGTCGACCAGTCATGCTTCGCGCTGTCCCGGCTGTCctaccgcggcggcggcggccgcggcagcAACCCGCACGCGTGCTGCTCCACCACCTCCTACCTCGAGGTGCTCGCCATCTCCTTCGCCTCGCTGCTCGTCATCCTGTTCGTGCTCTGCGTGATACGGTGCTACCTCATGCGCCGCGCCGCGAACCGTGTCACGgtggtggccgccgcggcggccgcggcggcagcggcggttgtGAGCGTTACGAAGAAACGGCCGCCGGGTGGCCTCGGCGAGGACGGCATCGCCGCGCTGCCCAAGTTCGAGTACCGCAGCACCGGCGACGAGTGCGACCGGTGGGAGTGCGCGATATGCCTCTGCGtgatggccgacggcgaggtggcgagGCAGCTGCCCAGGTGCATGCACCTCTTCCACCGGGGATGCGTCGACAAGTGGCTCGTCGGGCACACCACCTGCCCCGTGTGCCGGGGGGAGGTGGTGGTACTGGTGGTCGAGCCTCTGCACGACGGGAGGTGTGCGGAGAGGGCTGAGGCTGaggctgcgccgccgtcgccggcggcggccatgttGGAGAATGGCGAGAGGGACGTGGAGGCGCAATAA
- the LOC107305376 gene encoding RING-H2 finger protein ATL39-like, protein MSSNSTMYLPGAEAAAGASGCCSTTTLFGALAASFALSFFLVTMFLCLRTIHLGRRRRDRAFFLEELEQQQQQQQQRRTPLRFGLDAAAIARIPSFPYVRAAAQGGEASVAPAECAVCLNAVEEGEAVREIPLCRHMFHVECIDLWLSSRASCPVCRGKAEPADELADDDIAAARIAEEETSSDVVTPRVAISVVVPVEMLEGEMVGASSASCAASAPPEQLDVLASGHETDLERK, encoded by the coding sequence ATGTCGTCAAACAGCACGATGTACTTGCCGGGAGCagaggcggccgccggcgcctccggGTGCTGCAGCACCACGACGCTGTTCGGCGCCTTGGCCGCGTCGTTCGCCTTGAGCTTCTTCCTCGTCACCATGTTCCTCTGCCTCCGGACCATCCAcctcggccgccgtcgccgcgaccGTGCCTTCTTCCTGGAAGAgctggagcagcagcagcagcagcagcagcaacggcgGACGCCGCTCAGGTTCGGCCtagacgccgccgccatcgcgcgCATCCCGTCGTTCCCTTACGTTCGAGCAGCCGCCCAGGGCGGCGAGGCTTCGGTGGCGCCGGCCGAGTGCGCGGTCTGCCTCAACGCCGtcgaggagggggaggcggtcaGGGAGATCCCGCTGTGCAGGCACATGTTCCACGTGGAGTGCATCGACCTGTGGCTCTCGTCCCGCGCCTCGTGCCCGGTCTGCCGTGGGAAGGCCGAGCCGGCCGACGAGCTTGCCGACGACGACATAGCCGCGGCGCGCAtagcggaggaggagacgtcCTCCGACGTCGTCACGCCGCGCGTGGCTATCTCCGTCGTCGTGCCGGTGGAGATGCTGGAGGGTGAAATGGTGGgcgcgtcgtcggcgtcgtgtGCCGCGTCGGCGCCACCGGAGCAGCTCGATGTGCTGGCGTCTGGTCATGAAACGGACTTGGAGAGGAAGTAG